A region of the Thermodesulfobacteriota bacterium genome:
CATACTCCCTGGTAGAGAGTGGGCACATGCCCATCTCGGACGAGAACGCGGCCAAACTCGCTAAGATCCTCCGGGTACCGGTGGCGGAACTCTTCGGGGAAGGTGGCCGGTGATGCCCGCCGCCGACCTGCCGCGCCTCCTGACGATCACCGAGGTCGCCAAGGCCCTCCGGTGTTCACCCCCGACCGTCTACGCCCTCGTCCGGTCGAACCAGCTCCCTGCCGTCACCTTCTCCACGGATACCCCTGGCAGAAAGACC
Encoded here:
- a CDS encoding helix-turn-helix transcriptional regulator produces the protein MMKRTNGLTSLKRLRFLANLRAIDVARELGLSPSAYSLVESGHMPISDENAAKLAKILRVPVAELFGEGGR
- a CDS encoding helix-turn-helix domain-containing protein; amino-acid sequence: MPAADLPRLLTITEVAKALRCSPPTVYALVRSNQLPAVTFSTDTPGRKTERGVFRVTEEALVDFVRNHTQGVTR